A segment of the Selenomonadales bacterium genome:
TAGCATACGAGAACGACCGCGCCGCCGCCTTTTCGCCGTGGGCCTCGGCGTTAGCTAGCATGGGTGGGTACATGCTCGTGAACTCCTCAGTCTCCCCGCGCACGCCCTCAGCTAAGTTTTCCTTAGTCGACCGCACGCCGTCAAGTGCCTTAAAGTGCGCCAGAGCATGAATTGTCTCGGCTTCGGCCGCCGCACGAAACATCTTGGCGGCGTTTTTGTTTCCCTCGGCCTCAGCTTTAGCGGCAAAAGCAAGGTACTTGCGGTTGGCCTGCGATTCACCCGCAAATGCTTCTTTGAGGTCGAGCTTAGTCTTCTCGTTCATGGCTAATTCCTCCTACGCAATAAATGATACTGCATAATCCTACCACCTGGTAGGGGAGGAGTCAAGTTGAGCCGAAGCGGACCCTAGAGTTCAAAAACGGCCTAGGGAGACCTAATTGCGATGTCCAGAAAGGACGGTAGATA
Coding sequences within it:
- a CDS encoding rubrerythrin family protein, yielding MNEKTKLDLKEAFAGESQANRKYLAFAAKAEAEGNKNAAKMFRAAAEAETIHALAHFKALDGVRSTKENLAEGVRGETEEFTSMYPPMLANAEAHGEKAAARSFSYAMQAEKVHAELYAKLLAEYDSPKEYTFYLCSVCGNIELALPDKCAICGVGPKLFKIVE